From the genome of Zingiber officinale cultivar Zhangliang unplaced genomic scaffold, Zo_v1.1 ctg112, whole genome shotgun sequence, one region includes:
- the LOC122035801 gene encoding peptide chain release factor PrfB3, chloroplastic-like isoform X2: MIAPTALEMEEARRIKKEEVLRKHSLWDDLAKSDDCFTSLADSVRLVNGLKDLQYKAEEAKLIMELAEMDVISHELFEQAYAASLEVDRFIERYEVSKLLTDPYDKEGACLIIKAGPGHVSEVWAEKLLKMYTNWAEKHGCTTKIIERYHSKGSTTEIAVVEFESEYMYGYLSGERGVHQKICSSLDGSAVPKICSAIVDVIPIFLGGSINMPIDDKDLEISYLSSEKQYAHDNRTKPAVSIHHIPSGITVQSSGERSSFANMTKALNRLRAKLLVVERECAVDANKTEREAARNEMVHESRRYIFHPHKMVEDVATGIQLADLNSVLDGDIEPLIRAHVSQRRGREVVGPDDAL; the protein is encoded by the exons ATGATAGCACCAACTGCATTGGAAATGGAAGAAGCAAGACGAATTAAGAAGGAAGAAGTGCTTAGGAAGCATAGTTTGTGGGATGACTTGGCCAAATCTGATGATTGCTTTACTTCCTTAGCTGATTCTGTCAGACTTGTCAATGGTCTCAAAGATCTTCAATATAAG GCTGAAGAAGCAAAGTTGATAATGGAATTGGCAGAGATGGATGTCATTAGCCATGAACTTTTTGAGCAGGCTTATGCGGCTTCTTTAGAGGTTGACAGATTCATTGAAAGATATGAAGTATCAAAGCTTCTTACTGATCCATATGACAAGGAGGGAGCTTGCTTAATTATAAAAGCAGGGCCTGGGCACGTGTCTGAG GTATGGGCAGAGAAACTATTAAAAATGTACACCAATTGGGCTGAAAAACATGGGTGCACAACTAAGATAATTGAAAGATATCATTCTAAGGGTTCTACAACTGAAATAGCAGTAGTAGAGTTTGAGTCAGAATACATGTATGGCTATCTTTCTGGAGAAAGAGGTGTTCACCAAAAAATCTGCAGTTCTTTGGATGGATCTGCTGTGCCTAAG ATATGTTCGGCTATTGTGGATGTTATCCCTATTTTCCTTGGAGGTTCAATCAACATGCCAATTGATGACAAAGATCTTGAAATTTCTTACTTATCATCTGAAAAACAGTATGCACATGACAATAGAACAAAACCTGCAGTTAGTATTCATCATATTCCAAGTGGCATAACTGTTCAAAGTTCAG GTGAAAGGAGCTCTTTTGCCAATATGACCAAGGCTCTAAACCGTTTGAGAGCAAAACTTCTTGTTGTAGAGAGAGAATGTGCCGTGGATGCAAACAAAACAGAGCGAGAGGCTGCTCGGAATGAGATGGTACATGAGAGCAGGAGATACATTTTCCATCCGCACAAAATGGTCGAGGATGTGGCGACTGGAATCCAACTGGCCGACTTAAACTCGGTATTAGATGGCGACATCGAACCACTTATTAGAGCTCATGTAAGTCAAAGAAGGGGCAGAGAAGTTGTGGGACCTGATGATGCCCTTTAA
- the LOC122035801 gene encoding peptide chain release factor PrfB3, chloroplastic-like isoform X1: MLVLRSASFRPRWLVSLAPVRASHSADGSIKSNQVFKQLGLYSLKKKIEDVVSHADMIAPTALEMEEARRIKKEEVLRKHSLWDDLAKSDDCFTSLADSVRLVNGLKDLQYKAEEAKLIMELAEMDVISHELFEQAYAASLEVDRFIERYEVSKLLTDPYDKEGACLIIKAGPGHVSEVWAEKLLKMYTNWAEKHGCTTKIIERYHSKGSTTEIAVVEFESEYMYGYLSGERGVHQKICSSLDGSAVPKICSAIVDVIPIFLGGSINMPIDDKDLEISYLSSEKQYAHDNRTKPAVSIHHIPSGITVQSSGERSSFANMTKALNRLRAKLLVVERECAVDANKTEREAARNEMVHESRRYIFHPHKMVEDVATGIQLADLNSVLDGDIEPLIRAHVSQRRGREVVGPDDAL; this comes from the exons ATGTTGGTACTTAGATCGGCCTCTTTTCGCCCGAGATGGCTGGTTTCGCTCGCTCCCGTTCGGGCCTCCCACTCCGCGGATGGTAGCATCAAAAGCAACCAGGTCTTTAAGCAACTCG GTTTGTACTCACTGAAGAAAAAgattgaagatgttgttagtcaTGCAGACATGATAGCACCAACTGCATTGGAAATGGAAGAAGCAAGACGAATTAAGAAGGAAGAAGTGCTTAGGAAGCATAGTTTGTGGGATGACTTGGCCAAATCTGATGATTGCTTTACTTCCTTAGCTGATTCTGTCAGACTTGTCAATGGTCTCAAAGATCTTCAATATAAG GCTGAAGAAGCAAAGTTGATAATGGAATTGGCAGAGATGGATGTCATTAGCCATGAACTTTTTGAGCAGGCTTATGCGGCTTCTTTAGAGGTTGACAGATTCATTGAAAGATATGAAGTATCAAAGCTTCTTACTGATCCATATGACAAGGAGGGAGCTTGCTTAATTATAAAAGCAGGGCCTGGGCACGTGTCTGAG GTATGGGCAGAGAAACTATTAAAAATGTACACCAATTGGGCTGAAAAACATGGGTGCACAACTAAGATAATTGAAAGATATCATTCTAAGGGTTCTACAACTGAAATAGCAGTAGTAGAGTTTGAGTCAGAATACATGTATGGCTATCTTTCTGGAGAAAGAGGTGTTCACCAAAAAATCTGCAGTTCTTTGGATGGATCTGCTGTGCCTAAG ATATGTTCGGCTATTGTGGATGTTATCCCTATTTTCCTTGGAGGTTCAATCAACATGCCAATTGATGACAAAGATCTTGAAATTTCTTACTTATCATCTGAAAAACAGTATGCACATGACAATAGAACAAAACCTGCAGTTAGTATTCATCATATTCCAAGTGGCATAACTGTTCAAAGTTCAG GTGAAAGGAGCTCTTTTGCCAATATGACCAAGGCTCTAAACCGTTTGAGAGCAAAACTTCTTGTTGTAGAGAGAGAATGTGCCGTGGATGCAAACAAAACAGAGCGAGAGGCTGCTCGGAATGAGATGGTACATGAGAGCAGGAGATACATTTTCCATCCGCACAAAATGGTCGAGGATGTGGCGACTGGAATCCAACTGGCCGACTTAAACTCGGTATTAGATGGCGACATCGAACCACTTATTAGAGCTCATGTAAGTCAAAGAAGGGGCAGAGAAGTTGTGGGACCTGATGATGCCCTTTAA
- the LOC122035811 gene encoding crossover junction endonuclease MUS81-like produces MAETNGILDNLDSTLSIAYRSICNAKTPIKTLNDLCQIKFDYVCAMLGARGRKKAKEPKRYIPQKNSAAYAFLITLYREMQNGASYMNKQELIDASEASGLSRTSIALDKSKQPGSLGSSRDWYTGWSCMKTLMSRGLVLKSSCPAKFMLTQEGKEAAHECLIRSGNLQSMSESNRCHCISDAQRSFVVKLTSQPATASCQQKVIDIGKQADLSDLNVDYAIQRKQSISTFISSPIVEVYLYLNSLVGSTDIMTTISAADMKSQIPVRCLPVGDGIWLARGRGCNTEYVLDFIVERKRVDDLCKSIWDNKYRDQKLRLQRCGLQKLIYLVEGDVNSLEVAESIKTAYVYCYFHFMLFSICIFCAQHLLYQFN; encoded by the exons ATGGCCGAGACCAATGGCATCCTTGACAATCTCGACTCCACACTCTCCATCGCTTACCGCAGCATCTGCAATGCGAAAACCCCAATCAAAACCCTCAATGACCTGTGCCAAATTAA ATTTGATTATGTTTGCGCCATGCTAGGGGCACGGGGAA GGAAGAAAGCAAAAGAGCCAAAACGATACATTCCACAGAAGAATTCGGCTGCATATgcctttcttatcacactttatag GGAAATGCAGAATGGGGCTAGTTATATGAACAAGCAAGAATTGATTGATGCCTCAGAAGCAAGTGGCCTTTCACGGACTTCAATTGC GCTAGATAAGAGTAAGCAACCTGGATCTTTAGGAAGTTCAAGGGACTGGTATACTGGATGGAGCTGCATGAAAACATTGATGTCAAGAGGCTTAGTGTTGAAGTCTAGCTGCCCAGCAAA ATTCATGCTAACGCAAGAAGGAAAAGAAGCTGCACATGAGTGCCTCATTAGATCTGGAAATCTTCAATCCATGTCAGAATCTAATAGATGTCATTGTATTTCTGATGCTCAAAGGTCATTTGTTGTTAAATTGACTTCACAACCAGCAACTGCCAGTTGCCAGCAAAAAGTGATTGACATT GGCAAGCAAGCTGATCTGTCTGATCTTAATGTGGATTATGCAATTCAGAGAAAGCAGAGCATATCAACATTTATCAGCTCCCCCATAGTTGAGG TATACTTATACCTGAATTCTTTAGTCGGTTCTACAGATATTATGACCACCATATCTGCAGCTGATATGAAATCCCAGATTCCT GTTAGATGCTTACCTGTTGGAGATGGCATTTGGCTTGCTCGAGGTAGAGGCTGCAACACTGAATATGTGCTTGATTTTATAGTAGAAAGAAAAAGAGTTGATGATTTGTGCAAATCAATTTGGGACAACAAATATAGAGATCAGAAGTTGAGATTACAG AGATGTGGACTCCAAAAACTAATATATTTGGTGGAGGGTGACGTAAATAGCTTGGAGGTTGCTGAAAGCATCAAAACTGCGTATGTTTACTGCTACTTCCATTTTATGTTATTTTCCATTTGCATTTTTTGTGCACAACATCTGCTATACCAGTTCAATTAA